From a single Solanum dulcamara chromosome 4, daSolDulc1.2, whole genome shotgun sequence genomic region:
- the LOC129887289 gene encoding uncharacterized protein LOC129887289 isoform X2, producing the protein MANSDSTLAVPASSASPLSAKKENVIPASSKIAELTESRQELLNRIQSLKTDLQSWRYKLDGQVKVYRDELSDLKKSLNVEVEQLRSEFQELKTTLQQQQEDVTASLRNLGLQDASEETKEAEDVKPDVNNEENAEDLPKDNGKDTEE; encoded by the exons ATGGCAAACTCAGATTCTACTCTAGCTGTTCCTGCTTCTTCTGCTTCCCCTCTCTCTGCA aagaaagagaatgtgaTACCGGCTAGCTCCAAAATCGCG GAATTGACTGAATCAAGGCAAGAGCTGCTGAATAGGATTCAGAGCTTGAAAACA GATCTTCAAAGCTGGAGATATAAGTTAGATGGCCAAGTAAAGGTCTATCGTGAT GAACTGTCGGATCTCAAGAAATCACTGAATGTTGAAGTGGAGCAACTTAGATCT GAATTTCAAGAGTTAAAAACAACTCTTCAGCAACAGCAGGAAGATGTCACTGCGAGCTTAAGAAACTTAGGG CTCCAGGATGCCTCAGAAGAAACGAAAGAGGCCGAAGATGTCAAGCCTGATGTTAACAATGAAGAGAATGCTGAGGATTTGCCTAAGGACAATGGTAAAGACACTGAAGAGTAG
- the LOC129887289 gene encoding uncharacterized protein LOC129887289 isoform X1, whose product MANSDSTLAVPASSASPLSAKKENVIPASSKIAVHISSSFNELTESRQELLNRIQSLKTDLQSWRYKLDGQVKVYRDELSDLKKSLNVEVEQLRSEFQELKTTLQQQQEDVTASLRNLGLQDASEETKEAEDVKPDVNNEENAEDLPKDNGKDTEE is encoded by the exons ATGGCAAACTCAGATTCTACTCTAGCTGTTCCTGCTTCTTCTGCTTCCCCTCTCTCTGCA aagaaagagaatgtgaTACCGGCTAGCTCCAAAATCGCGGTACATATTTCCAGCTCCTTTAAT GAATTGACTGAATCAAGGCAAGAGCTGCTGAATAGGATTCAGAGCTTGAAAACA GATCTTCAAAGCTGGAGATATAAGTTAGATGGCCAAGTAAAGGTCTATCGTGAT GAACTGTCGGATCTCAAGAAATCACTGAATGTTGAAGTGGAGCAACTTAGATCT GAATTTCAAGAGTTAAAAACAACTCTTCAGCAACAGCAGGAAGATGTCACTGCGAGCTTAAGAAACTTAGGG CTCCAGGATGCCTCAGAAGAAACGAAAGAGGCCGAAGATGTCAAGCCTGATGTTAACAATGAAGAGAATGCTGAGGATTTGCCTAAGGACAATGGTAAAGACACTGAAGAGTAG